Proteins found in one Candidatus Limnocylindrales bacterium genomic segment:
- a CDS encoding shikimate kinase: MDFGPWIFINLILIGFKSCGKTVIGKELAYRLKWRFIDLDHVVESLYREKHGQKLSSREIFKNHGESYFRGLEKQALERLEHINCCVLSTGGGTFIYNSLSIPLRKNSKVIYLKVNPEVLYRRIIARGIPAFFQPDRPYESFQRLLEERIPVYERLADLVIDNSTMGIENAVRKILEWLEVVLETSLS; the protein is encoded by the coding sequence TTGGATTTTGGACCCTGGATTTTTATTAATCTCATTTTAATCGGTTTTAAATCTTGTGGTAAAACAGTTATCGGTAAAGAGCTGGCCTATCGGCTTAAATGGCGGTTTATAGATTTAGACCATGTTGTGGAATCCCTCTATAGGGAAAAGCACGGACAGAAATTATCTTCGCGAGAGATATTCAAAAATCATGGGGAATCCTACTTTCGAGGCTTAGAAAAACAGGCCCTTGAAAGGCTGGAGCACATAAATTGCTGTGTTCTATCCACCGGGGGGGGTACGTTCATTTATAATTCTCTTTCGATTCCTTTAAGGAAAAATTCCAAGGTTATTTACCTTAAAGTAAATCCTGAAGTTCTCTATCGTCGGATTATCGCCCGGGGAATACCGGCTTTTTTTCAACCCGATCGGCCTTACGAATCCTTTCAGAGGCTGTTGGAGGAGAGAATTCCGGTGTATGAAAGGCTGGCCGATTTGGTGATTGATAATTCGACGATGGGAATCGAAAATGCCGTAAGGAAAATTTTAGAATGGCTGGAAGTAGTTTTGGAAACCTCTTTGTCCTGA
- the pheA gene encoding prephenate dehydratase: protein MDEIINLRKEIDKIDNEILALLTKRAEMVIRVGELKRKANWDWYAPEREREIYERLEKLNPGVFPNEAIRNIFKEILSASLALEKPVRVTYLGPKATFTHQACTEYFGFSVQYIPTESIKQVFRLVEVKEADFGVVPIENSTEGVVTHTLDLFIESPLKICGEIRLEISQNLLSKTGELDKIRRICSHPQALAQCRDWLERNVPAIPLIEVESTAKAAEIASEDPSCGAIASKLAAELYNLRIIRGNIQDNPNNLTRFLVIGNKIREKTGSDKTSIIFSVKDRVGILFEILGIFAKNNINLTKIESRPSRHKAWDYYFFLDFEGHLEDENIKQALQELEKETIFLKILGSYPKAATKT from the coding sequence ATGGATGAAATTATAAATCTGCGCAAAGAAATTGATAAAATCGATAACGAAATCCTTGCTCTGCTAACCAAACGGGCAGAAATGGTCATTCGAGTCGGGGAACTCAAAAGAAAAGCAAATTGGGATTGGTATGCACCGGAGCGGGAACGGGAAATTTATGAACGATTAGAAAAATTAAATCCGGGAGTTTTTCCCAATGAAGCTATTCGGAATATTTTCAAGGAGATTTTATCGGCCTCCCTGGCTCTGGAAAAACCTGTTCGGGTAACTTACCTGGGTCCAAAGGCAACATTTACCCATCAGGCCTGCACGGAGTATTTCGGCTTTTCGGTCCAATATATTCCAACGGAAAGTATCAAGCAAGTTTTTAGATTGGTCGAGGTCAAGGAAGCTGACTTTGGAGTGGTTCCTATAGAAAATTCCACCGAAGGGGTTGTAACCCATACGCTGGATCTTTTTATAGAATCTCCCTTGAAAATCTGCGGAGAAATCCGTTTAGAAATCTCCCAGAACCTTCTTTCTAAAACAGGGGAATTGGACAAGATCCGGAGAATCTGTTCTCACCCTCAGGCTCTGGCTCAGTGTCGAGATTGGTTAGAACGGAATGTTCCTGCTATTCCCCTGATAGAGGTGGAAAGTACCGCCAAAGCGGCGGAAATAGCCAGTGAAGACCCATCCTGCGGCGCTATTGCCAGCAAGCTGGCAGCCGAACTCTACAATTTGAGAATTATTCGAGGAAATATTCAAGATAATCCGAATAATCTCACCCGGTTTTTGGTCATAGGAAATAAAATCCGGGAAAAAACAGGTTCCGATAAAACTTCCATCATTTTTTCTGTGAAGGATCGTGTAGGAATTTTGTTTGAGATTCTAGGTATTTTTGCTAAAAATAATATTAATTTAACTAAAATCGAATCGAGACCTTCCAGACACAAAGCCTGGGATTACTATTTTTTCCTGGATTTTGAAGGCCACCTGGAGGATGAAAACATCAAGCAGGCCCTTCAGGAATTGGAAAAGGAAACAATTTTTTTAAAAATCCTGGGATCTTATCCAAAAGCAGCTACCAAAACCTAA
- the hisC gene encoding histidinol-phosphate transaminase codes for MSRDITSLVPEHIRTLVPYVPGKPIEELERELGIKDSIKLASNENPIGPSPKALEAISRMLHDIHRYPEGSGFYLKQKLAQKHRVSPDQIILGNGSNEVIEILMRTFLQPGDEAVISKHAFVVYPLVLQAIGGKGIFVPMKNYTHDVLAMAAAITPKTKMVFIANPNNPTGTMVGQELFDKFMNSIPERVIVAIDEAYDEYVEAPDYPDSLKYLREGRQVVIFKTFSKIYGLAGLRIGYGIAPEEFVEVMNRVREPFNVNSVAQAAALAAIDDREHVAKCREINRLGKQYLYKKFEEMGLSYVPSEANFILLDVGQEAGPIYEKLLRYGVIVRPVKGYGFPNHLRVTIGTEQENERFIEALKKVLGTG; via the coding sequence GTGAGCAGAGATATTACTTCATTAGTTCCGGAGCATATTCGTACTCTGGTTCCTTACGTACCCGGGAAACCCATTGAGGAATTGGAGCGGGAGTTAGGGATTAAAGACTCGATTAAATTAGCTTCTAACGAGAATCCTATCGGTCCTTCACCCAAAGCCCTGGAGGCCATCTCTCGCATGTTGCATGATATTCACCGGTATCCCGAAGGGAGCGGATTTTATTTAAAACAGAAGTTGGCCCAAAAACACCGGGTGAGTCCGGACCAGATTATTTTGGGAAATGGCTCCAATGAAGTCATTGAAATCTTGATGCGAACCTTCCTTCAACCCGGAGATGAGGCCGTTATCTCAAAGCATGCCTTCGTAGTTTATCCCCTGGTCTTGCAGGCCATCGGTGGAAAAGGGATTTTCGTCCCTATGAAGAATTACACCCATGATGTACTGGCTATGGCGGCGGCTATAACCCCTAAAACCAAGATGGTTTTCATTGCAAATCCCAACAACCCTACAGGAACCATGGTCGGTCAAGAGCTGTTTGATAAATTTATGAACAGCATTCCTGAACGGGTCATTGTGGCTATTGATGAAGCCTATGATGAATATGTGGAAGCTCCCGATTATCCCGATAGTTTAAAATATCTGAGGGAAGGCAGACAGGTAGTCATTTTTAAAACCTTCTCTAAAATTTATGGCCTGGCAGGTTTGCGCATAGGATATGGAATTGCCCCGGAGGAATTTGTGGAAGTTATGAATCGCGTTCGAGAGCCCTTTAATGTGAATTCCGTGGCTCAGGCTGCTGCTCTGGCTGCCATCGACGACCGGGAACATGTTGCAAAGTGTCGAGAGATTAATCGGTTGGGTAAACAGTACCTTTATAAAAAATTTGAGGAAATGGGACTTTCCTATGTTCCTTCAGAAGCCAATTTCATCTTGCTCGATGTAGGGCAAGAGGCAGGACCCATTTATGAGAAACTGTTGCGATATGGCGTAATCGTACGACCAGTCAAGGGATATGGTTTTCCTAATCATCTGCGGGTCACCATCGGAACAGAACAAGAAAATGAACGATTTATTGAAGCTCTCAAAAAGGTGCTGGGTACTGGGTAA
- the aroA gene encoding 3-phosphoshikimate 1-carboxyvinyltransferase: MRLKVQPTPKLQGLIEIPASKSHTIRALVIATLAGGKSEILNPLTSADAIACRKACQALGGHIEVQEEKWMVEGTGGHLQTPDDVIDVENSGTTLCLVMGMACHGLQYTVFTGDSQTRRRSVGPLLTALKNLGAEAFSTRGNGLAPVVVRGPLKGGRTQVEGITSQYLSSLLLSTPLAEKNSEIQPLHLQEKPYVEMTLWWLNKQGIRYEREGLEYFKIKGGQAYQPFRQRIPGDFSSATFPLCAAAITESDVILKGLDMEDSQGDKKVISYLKEMGARIQVVEDGIRIQGGELQGVELDLNDTPDALPAMAVVGCFARGVTKLRNVAHARIKETDRIATMREVLTQLGAQVEELPDGLVLKESSLQGCLVQGYGDHRVVMALAIAGLKAKGTTEITTAEAIQVTYPGFVDSMRALGANMQLESP, encoded by the coding sequence ATGCGTCTAAAGGTTCAACCAACACCCAAATTACAGGGTCTTATAGAGATTCCGGCTTCTAAATCTCATACCATTCGAGCCCTTGTTATTGCCACGTTAGCCGGGGGAAAGTCGGAGATTTTAAATCCTTTAACTTCAGCCGATGCCATAGCCTGCCGGAAAGCCTGTCAGGCCTTGGGAGGCCATATCGAAGTGCAGGAAGAGAAATGGATGGTAGAAGGAACCGGAGGACACCTTCAGACCCCGGATGACGTTATTGACGTCGAAAACTCTGGGACCACCCTTTGTTTAGTGATGGGGATGGCCTGTCATGGCCTGCAATACACTGTATTTACCGGAGACTCCCAGACCCGGAGGCGCTCCGTAGGACCATTGCTAACCGCTTTAAAAAATCTGGGAGCAGAAGCCTTTTCCACCCGGGGAAACGGGCTGGCTCCTGTGGTCGTGCGGGGTCCCCTGAAAGGGGGCCGGACCCAGGTCGAAGGAATAACCTCTCAGTATCTGAGCAGTCTTTTATTGAGTACTCCTTTAGCCGAAAAAAATTCTGAAATACAACCTCTCCACCTTCAAGAAAAGCCTTATGTGGAAATGACCCTGTGGTGGCTGAATAAACAGGGAATCCGGTATGAACGGGAGGGATTGGAGTATTTTAAGATAAAAGGTGGTCAGGCTTATCAACCTTTTCGGCAGCGCATTCCCGGGGATTTCTCCTCTGCTACTTTTCCCCTTTGCGCCGCTGCTATCACAGAATCAGATGTGATTTTGAAAGGTTTGGATATGGAGGACTCGCAAGGCGACAAAAAGGTGATTTCTTATCTGAAAGAAATGGGAGCCCGAATTCAAGTGGTAGAAGATGGAATCCGAATCCAGGGCGGGGAATTGCAAGGGGTAGAGTTGGATCTAAACGATACACCCGATGCTTTACCTGCCATGGCCGTCGTGGGCTGTTTCGCCCGAGGGGTAACTAAGTTGCGTAACGTGGCCCATGCTCGAATTAAAGAGACGGATCGGATTGCCACCATGCGGGAGGTTTTAACCCAGTTGGGAGCTCAGGTGGAGGAATTACCGGATGGCCTTGTCCTAAAAGAAAGCTCGCTTCAAGGCTGCCTGGTTCAGGGGTATGGGGATCACCGGGTGGTCATGGCATTGGCAATTGCCGGCCTGAAAGCTAAAGGAACAACGGAAATCACAACAGCCGAAGCCATTCAGGTAACCTATCCTGGTTTTGTTGATTCCATGAGAGCCCTAGGAGCAAATATGCAATTAGAGAGTCCCTAA
- a CDS encoding extracellular solute-binding protein → MYDPSITRRQFMKKAAGTALGLSSFSIFQPSRVTSATPELTVLSWNHFVPTSDDKLREQAARFAKEHGVIVRIDTIAHLQIPVKLAAEIHAQTGHDIVWLFRAAPWLYQEQLIDVDEVIEDLGEKHGGWYPFVREASFVKASWKAVPWFWISAPGLYREDLFGQAGLQVPQRWEDVLNVGRILKKEGHPVGIPISQCNDAIGSFWSILWGFGGKVLEPDGKTLALSSPETEATLAYYKSLYEEAMEPEVLSWDDASNNRFLLSGKGCWIHNPISAYATAVEKKMAIADKIGIHSALAGPAGKYGVVGTAGLGIWKFSKNQELAKTFIKYLLQPENYTEWIVASRGFNHGPLRMYENHPIWTEHPKMKILPGEAQFAHIPGWPSPPNAHMERINELFILPNMVARVVTGTPIKTAITWAEEQIRNVLES, encoded by the coding sequence ATGTATGACCCCTCTATAACCCGCCGCCAGTTTATGAAAAAAGCCGCCGGTACTGCCCTGGGCTTATCCAGCTTTTCTATCTTTCAGCCCTCCCGGGTCACATCGGCCACTCCCGAGTTGACGGTACTAAGTTGGAACCATTTTGTACCAACTTCTGATGATAAGTTGAGGGAACAAGCCGCCAGATTTGCTAAAGAACACGGCGTTATCGTTCGGATAGATACCATAGCCCATCTGCAAATCCCTGTTAAATTGGCCGCAGAAATCCATGCTCAGACCGGACATGACATTGTCTGGCTATTTAGAGCTGCTCCCTGGCTCTACCAGGAACAGTTAATCGATGTAGATGAGGTCATCGAAGATCTGGGTGAAAAACACGGAGGATGGTATCCCTTTGTCAGGGAAGCGTCCTTTGTTAAAGCTTCCTGGAAAGCGGTTCCCTGGTTTTGGATATCTGCACCGGGCTTATATCGGGAAGATCTGTTTGGTCAGGCCGGACTCCAGGTTCCCCAGCGTTGGGAGGATGTTTTAAATGTCGGACGGATCTTGAAGAAAGAAGGACATCCCGTTGGAATCCCCATCAGTCAGTGTAACGACGCTATCGGTTCCTTCTGGTCTATTCTATGGGGATTTGGGGGAAAGGTTCTGGAACCAGACGGGAAAACCCTGGCCTTGAGTTCTCCTGAAACAGAAGCAACTCTGGCATATTATAAAAGTCTGTACGAGGAAGCCATGGAACCAGAGGTTCTTTCCTGGGATGATGCCAGCAATAACCGATTTCTGCTGTCCGGAAAAGGTTGCTGGATCCATAATCCTATCAGTGCCTATGCAACGGCTGTTGAAAAGAAAATGGCTATTGCCGATAAAATCGGAATTCATTCGGCATTGGCCGGACCGGCGGGAAAATATGGGGTAGTGGGAACCGCCGGTTTAGGAATCTGGAAGTTTTCAAAGAATCAAGAGCTGGCTAAAACCTTTATCAAATATCTCCTGCAACCCGAAAATTACACCGAATGGATTGTGGCAAGCCGTGGATTTAACCATGGTCCCCTTCGGATGTATGAGAATCACCCTATCTGGACGGAGCATCCGAAAATGAAGATTTTACCCGGAGAAGCTCAATTTGCCCATATCCCGGGCTGGCCTTCTCCTCCAAATGCCCATATGGAACGCATTAACGAACTGTTCATCCTACCCAATATGGTTGCCAGGGTGGTCACGGGAACACCTATTAAAACGGCTATAACCTGGGCAGAGGAGCAGATCAGAAATGTTCTGGAGAGTTAG
- the aroF gene encoding 3-deoxy-7-phosphoheptulonate synthase — protein sequence MIIVLKPHTSEEEIHQVMEKVRQVGLTPHLSTGAERTVIGAIGSDAPSRREIFEALPMVEKVVLILKEYKLVSRDFKPQDTIVKVGDVEIGGDEVVVMAGPCAVENEKLLIQAALAVKAAGGRILRGGAFKPRTSPYSFQGLGVEGLKLLAKAREETGLPVVTELMDARDIDVVAKYSDMIQIGARNSQNFTLLKEVGMTNKPVLLKRGISGTIKELLMSAEYIRSEGNNQIVLCERGIRTYEDSTRNTFDLSAIPVVKSLSHLPIIADPSHALGKRDYVPAMALAAVAAGAHGLMIEVHVNPAEALCDGPQATYPHVFMELMKTCRRVAEAIGKKMPYVPIS from the coding sequence ATGATTATCGTTTTAAAACCCCATACTTCTGAAGAAGAAATCCATCAGGTTATGGAAAAAGTCAGGCAGGTAGGATTAACTCCCCATTTATCTACCGGGGCGGAACGCACGGTCATAGGGGCCATCGGTTCAGATGCTCCTTCTAGAAGGGAAATTTTTGAAGCCTTACCCATGGTAGAAAAAGTGGTACTTATTTTAAAAGAATATAAATTGGTTAGCCGGGATTTTAAACCCCAAGATACCATTGTAAAGGTTGGAGATGTGGAAATCGGTGGAGATGAGGTTGTTGTCATGGCGGGGCCCTGTGCGGTGGAAAATGAAAAGTTATTGATCCAGGCTGCTTTAGCCGTCAAGGCGGCGGGGGGAAGAATATTGAGGGGAGGAGCCTTTAAACCGAGAACTTCCCCTTACAGTTTTCAAGGGCTTGGGGTAGAAGGTCTTAAACTTTTAGCAAAAGCCCGGGAAGAGACCGGATTACCGGTTGTAACCGAGTTGATGGATGCTCGAGATATCGATGTGGTAGCCAAGTATTCTGACATGATTCAAATTGGAGCCCGTAACTCACAAAACTTTACCTTGCTCAAAGAGGTAGGTATGACGAATAAACCGGTCTTGTTAAAGAGGGGGATCAGTGGAACTATTAAGGAACTTCTCATGTCTGCAGAGTATATTCGATCGGAAGGGAACAATCAGATTGTCCTCTGTGAGCGAGGAATCCGTACCTATGAGGATTCAACCCGAAACACCTTCGATCTCAGTGCCATTCCGGTGGTAAAGAGTCTTAGCCATCTTCCCATTATCGCAGATCCCAGTCATGCCCTGGGTAAACGGGATTACGTTCCGGCCATGGCCCTGGCTGCTGTAGCTGCCGGTGCCCATGGGCTTATGATCGAAGTCCATGTAAACCCGGCTGAAGCCCTCTGCGATGGTCCCCAGGCCACCTATCCCCATGTATTCATGGAGCTCATGAAGACCTGTCGAAGGGTCGCAGAAGCGATAGGGAAGAAGATGCCCTACGTTCCCATAAGTTAA
- the aroC gene encoding chorismate synthase — translation MAGSSFGNLFVLTTWGESHGKAIGVVVDGCPAGLDLKEEDIQKELDRRRVGQSRVTSQRKEEDRVEILSGIFEGKTTGAPISMIVYNKDVDSSKYEPIKHLFRPGHADYTYQMKYGLRDYRGGARASARETVGRVAAGAIAKKILWEKEQIRIIGYTKQVGRFKAQKIDFSQIEQNLVRCPDPEVAKQMEEAIVQARKQGDSLGGIVEVVAQHVPPGLGEPVFDKLDADLAKALMSIPAVKGVEIGTGFAAAEMMGSEHNDPFTVIDGKIRTTRNHAGGILGGISNGEDIIVRMVVKPTSSILKTQPTVDIFGHPAEIRVEGRHDPCLCPRAVPVAEAMVALVLVDHWLRNKVSRFDKL, via the coding sequence ATGGCTGGAAGTAGTTTTGGAAACCTCTTTGTCCTGACCACGTGGGGAGAGTCTCACGGAAAGGCTATAGGGGTTGTAGTCGATGGATGTCCTGCAGGACTTGACCTGAAAGAAGAAGATATTCAAAAAGAGCTGGATCGTCGTCGTGTGGGTCAAAGTCGGGTGACTTCCCAGCGGAAGGAAGAGGATCGGGTTGAGATTTTATCCGGTATCTTTGAGGGTAAAACTACCGGAGCTCCTATCTCCATGATCGTTTATAACAAAGATGTAGATTCCAGCAAATATGAACCCATTAAGCATCTTTTTCGCCCAGGGCATGCCGATTATACCTATCAGATGAAATATGGTCTTCGGGACTATCGAGGGGGAGCACGGGCCAGTGCCCGGGAAACGGTAGGTCGGGTAGCTGCCGGAGCCATCGCGAAAAAGATTTTGTGGGAGAAGGAACAAATCCGTATTATCGGTTACACAAAACAGGTGGGGCGTTTTAAAGCCCAAAAAATCGATTTCAGTCAAATTGAGCAGAACCTAGTCCGATGTCCGGATCCGGAGGTGGCTAAACAGATGGAAGAGGCCATTGTGCAGGCACGGAAACAGGGAGATTCCCTGGGAGGCATCGTGGAAGTTGTTGCCCAACATGTGCCTCCTGGTCTTGGAGAACCGGTATTTGATAAATTAGATGCGGATCTGGCTAAGGCTTTGATGAGTATACCTGCTGTAAAAGGTGTCGAGATCGGTACCGGATTTGCTGCCGCCGAAATGATGGGTTCCGAACATAACGATCCTTTTACCGTGATCGACGGAAAGATTCGAACGACTCGAAATCATGCGGGCGGAATTCTAGGGGGTATCTCCAACGGGGAAGATATTATCGTTCGCATGGTGGTCAAACCGACCTCTTCAATCCTTAAAACCCAACCCACGGTGGATATTTTTGGTCATCCGGCGGAGATCCGGGTAGAAGGTCGGCATGATCCCTGTCTCTGTCCAAGGGCGGTTCCTGTAGCAGAGGCCATGGTAGCCCTTGTTCTGGTGGATCACTGGTTACGGAATAAAGTAAGTCGATTCGATAAACTTTAA